The genome window TAGTCGACCACTCGTCCTTCTAGACGTCCATTCTCGTAAGAACATTTACGCATGGGTGCCCCATGAGGGAAGTAGTAGGTCCATTCGCCTTCTGGTCGTTCATCGAGATAGGTCCCTTCTGAGATGAGTATACCATCTGGACTGTAATCCTTCCAAGGGCCATGCATTTTTCCTTCCCGATAGAATCCTGTCTGATCGGGTTTCCCTGAAGGGAGAAAATACTTCCATTCTCCGTGCTTCATATCATCTTTCCAATGTCCGGAATATTGCAATTGTCCATCGGCATCCCATCCTTGCCAGAGCCCCTCGAGTCGTCCTTTGAGGAATCCTCCTTGGTCTTTTAGCTGGCCATTGACATGCCATGAACTCCATGTGCCTTCTTCTACCCCGTCCACATACTCTCCTTCTTGAAGCTTCTGACCATTCTCATACCAAGTGGTCCAAGTGCCTTGTTCTTTATCCTCCTTAAATACACCTTTGCGCCAGAGGCTTCCATCGTTATAGTAATAGACCCATTCACCAGTCTTCTTACCTTTTATATAGGAACCTGTATAATTCAGGTTTCCATTCGTGTAATAATACTTCCAGATTCCGTGCTGCTTATCATCCAAGAAGGACCCTTGCATATCCAAATTGCCGGATCGGTCATTCCATGTCCATTGCCCGGATTTGACTCCATTTGCAAATGAGCCATAGACAAGGGTGTCCCCATTAGCGAGGAACTCTACGTAGTTACCCTGCTTCGACCCCTTGGAGTACTCTACGCGCTTTATCACCGCCCCATTCAAGGCAAGGGTACTCCAGGTCCCCTCACGCTGACCTTCAATGAACGACCCTTTTATCTTGATCTCGCCTGTGGGATAGTATTCTACATACTCCCCGGAAGGGAGTCCATTCTGGATGGTATAGCGGTTCTTTTGAGCACCTGAGGGATACAACTCCGAGTAGACCCCCTCACCACTGTTCACCTCTCCTTGACCTTCAGGAAGGTGTGCTTCCCAGATGAATCTTGTATCGGACTCGGGGACATACTCCTCATGCATCAATGTGTCACCATCTGCATCCAGATAGACCCAGTCTCCCACCTTCTTGTCTTTTGAGAAATGTCCCATTTCCATCAATGCACCGTTCTCATAGAAGGTGCGCATGATGCTGTCCTGCTTATCCATGATCCAGTAGGCCTCCACCTTGACCTGTCCACTGGGATAGTAGACTGTGGATGGACCATGGAATTTTCCTTTGAAATAATTGCTGACCTCTTTGACCTCACCACCGGGGTAATAATAGGTCCATTCTCGATGCTCGAATCCCGAGAAATAGGTGCCTTCGCTTTTCTTAATGGTATTGTCAGCATCCCAATACTCTACGAAGGCTTGTTCTTGAGCAACTAGGAGGATATTCGAGAATAGTACGACAAAGGTCCAATACAGTCTGTGTAGTGACATGGCTCCAAAACTATAGCTAGTACAGAGGCATAACGCAGGAGGTGGTTCAAAGTTTTTCAACGGAGATTCTCTGTCCTCAATCGAATGAACTAGGGAACAAAAAAAGCACCTCCAGTGAAGGAAGTGCTTTGTAAGATCTTGTTGGCCCACCAGGGCTTAATCGACTCTCTTCGTTCGCTCAGCACAGGCTTCTCACCCTGGTACTGAACCAATAGTGCTCAACAAAAAAAGCACCTCCAATCAAGGAAGTGCTTTGTAAGATCTTGTTGGCCCACCAGGGCTCGAACCTGGACTCTTCTGAACCAAAATCAGACGTGTTGCCAGTTACACCATGGGCCAAAAGCGGTGCAAAAATAGAATATTCCAATAATGAAACAATCCTCTCATAGGTGATCTATAGGAGCGCTGGAGCTGTTAATTCACGTTAATTGAAGGGAACATCTGATTCCATCCCCTGTCAAGGCTTCTTTAAATACCTAAATTCGGCCGATCCAATCAAAGGAGAATGCAATTCAGCAAGCTTAATAACATACTCGGGTGGGTGGTCTTTGCCATCAGCACATTTGTCTACTTCTCGACCATCGAGCCCACTGCCAGTTTCTGGGACTGTGGTGAATTCATCGCTACCGCATATAAATTGGAAGTAGGTCACCCACCGGGTGCTCCGTTCTTCATGATCCTTGGCCGGTTATTCTCTGCTTTCGTTCCGGTGGAATATGCGGCTACATCGATCAACATATTATCAGCCCTCAGTTCGAGTTTCACCATCCTGTTCCTCTTCTGGTCTATCACGGCCTTTGCCAAGAAACTCGCTACAGTCGAAGGTAAGGAACTCACCGATGGAAGCATCATCGCCATTCTAGGAAGTGGTCTCATCGGAGCCTTGTGCTACACTTTCTCTGATTCTTTCTGGTTCTCTGCGGTAGAAGGTGAAGTCTACGCTATCTCCTCACTTTTCACTGCACTGGTGTTCTGGGCCATTCTCAAATGGGATGCCGAGGAACAGAGCGCACGCAGCGACCGGTGGATCATCCTGATCGCTTACCTGATGGGTCTTTCTATAGGTGTTCACCTGCTGAATCTCCTATGTATCCCTGCCATAGCGCTGGTGATGTACTTGAAGAACAACGATCTCAATCTGAAGGGGCTGATACTGACGGGAGTCTTGTCCATGATCGTATTGGGATTCATCCAATCGGGTATCATCCCTGGTGTGGTCTCATTGGCTGGAGGTTATGAGCTCTTCTTTACCGAGAATCTGGGTTCTGGCTTCAATATCGGGGTGAGTGTGTTCTCTATCCTTCTGGTGGCATTGATCGTACTCTTGACCGCCTATTCCCATGGTCCTTCCGACAAATTGAAGTGGTCTATTCTCGGGACCTTGGTGCTACTCCTGATCCCTACCCTCTTCAATGATTTCTTGGGTGGCAGCGCTAAGTTCTTCTGTGTATTGGTGGCAGGTGGACTTGCTTACTTCATCATGCGTACCAAAGAGCCCAATCGTATACTGCATGTATCGATCATGAGTTTTGCGGTCATCCTTATCGGGTATTCCACCTTTGCGATGATCGTCATCCGGAGTTCTGCCAATCCTCCAATGGATGAGAACAATCCGGAGAATGTATTCACTCTCCTGAGCTACCTCAACCGTGAACAATACGGTGATAGACCGCTGCTCAAGGGGCATTATTGGATGGCTCCTACCGTGGGCACTGAAGATGGGGACCCGGTCTATATGAAGGCATATTCCGTAAAAGACGGGAAACGTACAGTGATCTCTTACAATAACCGCTATGATGCTGAAAAGTACCTAGAGGCCAATTCTGGGATGGAGATAGAAGAGGAATACATCATCTCTGATCCTAGAAAGAATTCCGTCTACGAGTATGACTCGCGATTCGAGGCCATTTTCCCTCGGATGTATAGCTCTCAACCCAATCATGTCGAAGCATACAAGGCCTGGAGCGATTTTAGAGGCAAACC of Flavobacteriales bacterium contains these proteins:
- a CDS encoding DUF2723 domain-containing protein, whose translation is MQFSKLNNILGWVVFAISTFVYFSTIEPTASFWDCGEFIATAYKLEVGHPPGAPFFMILGRLFSAFVPVEYAATSINILSALSSSFTILFLFWSITAFAKKLATVEGKELTDGSIIAILGSGLIGALCYTFSDSFWFSAVEGEVYAISSLFTALVFWAILKWDAEEQSARSDRWIILIAYLMGLSIGVHLLNLLCIPAIALVMYLKNNDLNLKGLILTGVLSMIVLGFIQSGIIPGVVSLAGGYELFFTENLGSGFNIGVSVFSILLVALIVLLTAYSHGPSDKLKWSILGTLVLLLIPTLFNDFLGGSAKFFCVLVAGGLAYFIMRTKEPNRILHVSIMSFAVILIGYSTFAMIVIRSSANPPMDENNPENVFTLLSYLNREQYGDRPLLKGHYWMAPTVGTEDGDPVYMKAYSVKDGKRTVISYNNRYDAEKYLEANSGMEIEEEYIISDPRKNSVYEYDSRFEAIFPRMYSSQPNHVEAYKAWSDFRGKPTPVSDGQGGRLKVPTPSENFRFFIRYQVNHMYWRYFMWNFVGRQNDIQGHGGILHGNWLSGVEFIDEQRLGSQDGLPSLYEENKARNTFFFLPLLLGIIGLIYQLVKDTKNWLVIMLLFLLTGLAIVIYLNQYPYQPRERDYAYVGSFYAFAMWVGLGVYALYDAVRNVNKRNLTRILLAVVGTGGLIYLMESGGSGDHSFSFAILYMGLLGTGLIALMAFVGVRIGEKNTALLSTVIGLAIPLVMVADGWDDHNRSKRRTGVDIAKNYLQSCEENSIIFTNGDNDTFPLWYAQEVEGVRTDIRVVNLSLLNTDWYIDQMKRKAYESDPVPFTIEEPKYRQGTRDVVLVNPEQNTERMELKEALKVALDDSQKIPIRGM